In Phocoena sinus isolate mPhoSin1 chromosome 10, mPhoSin1.pri, whole genome shotgun sequence, a single genomic region encodes these proteins:
- the PDE6H gene encoding retinal cone rhodopsin-sensitive cGMP 3',5'-cyclic phosphodiesterase subunit gamma codes for MSDNSTVAPPTSNQGPTTPRKGPPKFKQRQTRQFKSKPPKKGVKGFGDDIPGMEGLGTDITVICPWEAFSHLELNELAQFGII; via the exons ATGAGTGACAATTCTACTGTGGCCCCTCCAACTTCAAACCAAGGTCCCACCACCCCACGCAAAGGACCCCCCAAGTTCAAGCAGAGGCAGACTCGTCAGTTCAAGAGCAAGCCTCCTAAGAAAGGCGTGAAAGG gTTTGGAGATGACATTCCGGGCATGGAGGGACTAGGAACAG ATATCACGGTGATTTGTCCTTGGGAGGCATTCAGCCACTTGGAGTTGAACGAGCTCGCTCAGTTTGGGATCATCTGA